A genomic region of Papaver somniferum cultivar HN1 chromosome 7, ASM357369v1, whole genome shotgun sequence contains the following coding sequences:
- the LOC113297447 gene encoding alpha/beta hydrolase domain-containing protein 17B-like: protein MVLGRNGCLISNLAAKLAFFPPRPSTYQLKKEENGKFVLVSSSINQEDSSMDVRQLKTKRGKKIVAMYLRNPYARLTLLYSHGNAADLGQLYDLFVQLKLNLRVNLMGYDYSGYGASTGKPSEHDTYADIEAVYECLQTEYGVSQEDLILYGQSVGSGPTLHLAAKLPRLRGVVLHSAILSGLRVLCQLKVTLCFDIYKNINKIKKVKCPVLVIHGTEDDVVNWFHGNGLWQLSREPYEPLWIKGGGHCNLELYPDYIRHLYGFIQEMEKMTTETRLKKIRQTLRLPKTNPNSSSTTAATNKCYCSCSIRCCCCWPKCLSCSCPDCSCPDCSCLNCSCLSFSRIRKCCLNFFCCQ, encoded by the exons ATGGTTTTGGGGAGAAATGGGTGTTTGATTTCAAATTTAGCAGCAAAGTTAGCTTTTTTTCCACCACGTCCGTCAACTTATCagttgaagaaagaagaaaatggaaagtTTGTTTTGGTTTCATCATCAATTAATCAGGAAGATTCATCAATGGATGTTAGACAACTCAAAACTAAGCGTGGGAAAAAGATTGTAGCTATGTATCTAAGAAATCCTTATGCTCGTTTAACTCTTCTTTATTCACATGGAAATGCAGCTGATCTTGGTCAACTTTATGATCTTTTTGTTCAGCTCAAACTTAATCTTAGAGTTAATCTCATGGG ATACGACTATTCGGGGTATGGGGCGTCTACTGGTAAG CCAAGTGAGCATGATACCTATGCTGACATTGAAGCAGTATATGAATGTCTTCAAACTGAGTATGGAGTTAGTCAAGAAGACTTGATTTTGTATGGTCAATCAGTCGGAAGTGGACCCACGCTCCATCTAGCAGCTAAGTTGCCAAGGTTGAGAGGTGTGGTTCTACACAGTGCTATACTATCAGGACTTCGCGTTCTTTGTCAATTGAAAGTCACTCTCTGCTTTGACATATATAAA AACATCAACAAAATTAAAAAGGTGAAATGCCCGGTGCTTGTCATACAT GGCACTGAAGATGACGTAGTAAATTGGTTTCATGGAAATGGGTTATGGCAATTATCAAGGGAACCCTATGAACCCTTATGGATCAAAGGAGGTGGACACTGCAACTTAGAGCTCTACCCTGATTACATACGTCATTTGTATGGATTCATCCaagaaatggagaagatgacaaCAGAAACCCGCTTGAAGAAGATCCGTCAAACTCTTAGGCTGCCAAAAACAAATCCTAATTCTTCGTCTACAACTGCTGCTACTAACAAATGTTACTGTTCTTGTAGCATTAGATGTTGTTGCTGTTGGCCCAAGTGTCTGAGTTGCTCATGTCCAGATTGCTCATGTCCGGATTGCTCATGTCTAAATTGTTCTTGCCTGAGTTTCTCGCGAATTCGTAAATGCTGCCTAAATTTTTTCTGCTGTCAATAG